GGCAAAGACTGGACGTATGCGGGAGCAAGTAGCTCAACCATGCCCGGTGCGGACTCTCGCCGTACAGCAGCCCACAATAGCTCGCGGAATGGAGTGTCGGCGACCCATGGCTTCAGCTCCGCGAGCATTGACGGTGTGATGCAAATGCCAGAAGCCAAGCAGGCTTCAACTAAGTACCACGGTGGTTTGCGAGAAAAGAAGCAAGTATCTGGAAAGAACTTAGTCCCAGGCCAAGCGAAATCGAACTGCTGTTTCAACAACAGAGGATGGGTAAAGAGCTTGGGGGTGCTGGATATGACTAGAGGTCGAGTTGGTTTGCGGAAGCGTGGAATGTTCGAAGGAGCGTCATATAGAGTATCTCCAAGCAATGCTGCGCTCTGCAGCTTGCGGGCAGTGTTCGTGTATTTACGCTTCGGTGCAACCATCGTTCGAAAGGACACTCAGGCTAGTGCGTGGTTCGCTCATTGTAGCGTCAAAGGCGCCATCGGCGCCTCCACCCATACAAATAGGCGCCCGAAGTCTGCCTATTTTAACAAGCGTCACTTGGCGCCGACGCGGGCGCGTCCATGATTGCAATAGACATCCGCCCTCTGGAGTCCACACCATGAAATCACCAGTTCTCATTTTGTTCGCCCTGTTTACCATCCCGCTCGGCTCGTATCTGGCCGATTGTGCCAACCATGTCGTTCACGAACACCGCAATAAAGAACTGAGAGCGCTCGAAGCAAAAAACGCAGCACTGTATGCGTCGCGTTACACCCAACTACACACGCCTGAATAAACTACCATGATCCGCGCTCTTCTTATCCTCGTCGTTTTTGCCTCGACCGCCCACGCTCAGCGGCCAATGATGCGTCAGGTGCCGGCTGTCAAGCAGCATTACTGTGCCCCGACGACTGTCGTCGTGATCGTCGTAAAGCAACGTCGGCCAATCATCTACTACGGAGGCGGGTGGTACCCACCTAACTGACTTTCCTTGCCTTTTCGCTTCTCATCTAAGGAACAACATCATGAAGACCGCTCAACAAATCCTCGACTCGATTGACACTCTGTTCGGCAACGTCGCCACCGATCGCCAAGGCACCGTCGAAGCCATGAAGCTGATCGCTCGCCGTGCCAATGCCTACGCCTCGCTGGAGACGGAAGACTGGAGCGACGATCTCGAATCCCTTTCCGACAACCAGCTTGTCGCCGAATGGCGGTCTGGAACCGCTGCGGCGGAAACTGAGCTGAGCAATCGCCACCGTGCGGCGTTGGTGAAGTCGATCGCCACCCGCACTGGTGATGCGGAGGCGGCAGAACTGATTGCCGACGCCGCGTTCGCCAGCGCACGCGAGCGGTTCAATCCAGTGACTGAAAACTTCTTCTGCCATCTTTTGGCCGCCTCTGTCGCGGCATAAATAAAAAAGGGCCGGTAGCGAAATTCGCTACCGGCCCTTTGCGTTTACTGAATTCGATTGATGCCTTGACGTTGCGCCCGGTTGATTCGCCGAACGATTTCATTTCCGGTCAGCCCGGGATCGCCTGCGCCGTTCACATTGATCGACACGTTCGTGTCTCCGATGCTAGTCACGCTGCCGCCGTTTTCACGATAGGCTGGTGATTGTCCGGCGTTCATCGCGTGAAGTTGCGAGTAGAACTGACGGCTCGACCGCGCGTTCATCACAAACTCACCGGGCGACAGCATCGCCGGAATGGTATCGATGCCGCGTGCCGCGCCACCCGATGCAAGGTGCATCATTCCGCCGAAGGCTTGATTAGTCACAGAGCCGCCACCACCAGCGGCAGCCGTCGCGGTGGCCCTCGCTGCTGCGGCAGCACGTTCCCAAGCGGCTGCGATCGCTTGCGCGGGCGAGACGGCGGCATTCATCGCTTGTGTTGCACCGCCGAACTGGCCGGCGGGGTTCTGTGCTAGAACCTGTTCCAACTTCGTGAGCTGAGCTTGTAGACCGGGGTCCACCGTCGAAGTCGCCTGTAGCTGCTTGAGTTGCTGAAGCTTCACGAGCGCCTGGTCGAGCTGGATGATATCCTGCGCGAATCCAAGCTTGCCGACGATCGGGTTCTCACCATTCAATGCGGCTTCGCCGAATTCGTTACGTTTAGCTATCACCGCCGAGAGTTCTTGCTCAGTGATGTTGCTCGATTGGGCGAGTGCCGAAAGATCGGCCTTCAACGTCGCGAGCTGTGCCCGCAAGCCATCCGCAAATTCACCCGTCGTGCCGTTACCGGTGCCGCGAACGGATGCCAGAGCCGTATCCACTTCGGTGCTGATCGTGTTGAGTTGCTGGCTTGCCGTCGCGGCGTTCGCAATCGCCTGATTCAGCTCGCCGATTTTATTGACAACGCTTTCGGTCGCCGCCGCAAGCTTGCCCATTGTGTCAATCTCGCGACCGCCGACGACGCTTTCGAGCGCTGACACGCCGCTACTGCTGTTGAGGGCGTTGGCAATCTGATCTGCCGAGAACGCTCGATTCATCGCGTCGGCAACTTGGCGGGTGTTCGCCAGAATCTTCTGGTTAGCCAAGTTTGCCGCTTCGACTTTCTGCTGCTGAGCGTCGCGATACGATTGCACTTCCTTGGCGTTCGACTCTTCAAGGGCCCGTAGCCCCTGGTTGCGATTCGCGTCGATGGTTTTGCTCAGCTTGTCGCCGAGCAACTCGCCGGCACCTTGAGCGATTGGCACTAGTGCCAACGCCCCGAGCGCCTTGCTGAGTCCAGCCGCACCTAGCTTGGCTGCTGCCAACTGGCTAATCAGGAGGCCAATCACCGCGACGATGTTATCGACAGCGGGCACGCTGGCATTGATCGCAGCCGTGAGATGCTGCGTCGCGTTCGTCGTCTCAAGGAAACGCTTAGTCGCGACAATCAACGCGCCGCCGACTTCCGTCACGAATACGTTTTTGATCTCGTTGAATTCCTTGCGAACGCGCTCGCCGTCATTGGCCGTCGCTTCAAGGAATTTGTTGTGCGCAAAGTCCCGGCCGGCGGCGTCCATCTCGCGGATGTTCGCCGAGAGGGACGCAAGGTTGTCGCTCGTCAACGATGCAGCACCAGCCAGACCGCGGACGTTCGGAAACAGCGCGACCATTGCCGACGCACTTCCGCCGGTGGACTGACGTAACTTTTCGAGCACGCCGACGAACCCGAGACTCTTCAAGGCCGCTTCGCCACTCTCGAATCCCATGTCGGCGAGCGCCTTCGCCATCGCCTCGCTGGGCTTCAGCAAGGCAGAGACGATCGCGCGGAGCTGAGTGATTGACTCGGAAGTTCCCGAGCCGCGGACGCTGATCGCTGACAAACCGCCGAGAACTTCCTCAAGACGGAGGCCAGTTTCTTTGCTGATCGTGCCGAGCCGACCGAAGGCGTTCGACAATTCGTTCGCTTCGATGCGGCCCAAGTCGATCGTCTTGAACATCAACGACGCGATTCTGTCGGTATCACTAGCATTCAGATTGAACGACTTCAACGCACCGGACAGAAGATCAACAGACGACTTGGCATCGCTATTGGTCGCCTTTGCGAACTCAAGCGCCTGTGATAGGAACTGAGTGGACTCCGCTGCGTTGCCAATCTGGTTGCTGATCGTCTGATAGAGGGCAGCGCTAGTCTCAAGCAACGGGACGTTGAACTGGTTGCTGAGGTCCAGCACTGACTTGGATAGCGCGTCGGTCGATTGTTTGGAATCGTCGATCGTTCTGATGAGACTAATGCTTGCGGAGAAGTCAGCCGCCTCGTTCGCAGTCGCCTTGAAGCTGTTCCGCAACGTGCTGAGCGCGCGGACGATGGCTTGCGTGT
This sequence is a window from Lacipirellula parvula. Protein-coding genes within it:
- a CDS encoding phage tail tape measure protein; the encoded protein is MTTEIKQVLGFDASQCFAELTKLDGALVTFQNRLGSTASTLSVFNKSAGKTISAFIQLGKHGNAAASALAAVSANQNNPAANLNAASSAAAQLAVSLQQAGVTGQSASVKIGNAMVRLGKQSNTTAAQVAASSQRMTTSIALLSRVVYTQAIVRALSTLRNSFKATANEAADFSASISLIRTIDDSKQSTDALSKSVLDLSNQFNVPLLETSAALYQTISNQIGNAAESTQFLSQALEFAKATNSDAKSSVDLLSGALKSFNLNASDTDRIASLMFKTIDLGRIEANELSNAFGRLGTISKETGLRLEEVLGGLSAISVRGSGTSESITQLRAIVSALLKPSEAMAKALADMGFESGEAALKSLGFVGVLEKLRQSTGGSASAMVALFPNVRGLAGAASLTSDNLASLSANIREMDAAGRDFAHNKFLEATANDGERVRKEFNEIKNVFVTEVGGALIVATKRFLETTNATQHLTAAINASVPAVDNIVAVIGLLISQLAAAKLGAAGLSKALGALALVPIAQGAGELLGDKLSKTIDANRNQGLRALEESNAKEVQSYRDAQQQKVEAANLANQKILANTRQVADAMNRAFSADQIANALNSSSGVSALESVVGGREIDTMGKLAAATESVVNKIGELNQAIANAATASQQLNTISTEVDTALASVRGTGNGTTGEFADGLRAQLATLKADLSALAQSSNITEQELSAVIAKRNEFGEAALNGENPIVGKLGFAQDIIQLDQALVKLQQLKQLQATSTVDPGLQAQLTKLEQVLAQNPAGQFGGATQAMNAAVSPAQAIAAAWERAAAAARATATAAAGGGGSVTNQAFGGMMHLASGGAARGIDTIPAMLSPGEFVMNARSSRQFYSQLHAMNAGQSPAYRENGGSVTSIGDTNVSINVNGAGDPGLTGNEIVRRINRAQRQGINRIQ